In Phreatobacter stygius, a genomic segment contains:
- a CDS encoding ABC transporter permease, with the protein MLVYLAKRLVYTIPIVIGVSLVCFGLVHIAPGDPLVSVLPPDASEALKQQMMIAYGFDRPHYEQFFKWCLRALQGDLGTSIASGRSVTTEVLRAVSNTLTLAFVATMIGFFFGLLFGFVAGYFRNSPIDKIASFLSVIGVSVPHYWLGMVLVIIFSAQLNWLPPTGAGPGGSSEWKLDWEHVRHLILPAVTMSVIPMGIVARTIRALVADILSQDFVPALRAKGLSEFGIFGHVVKNAAPTALAVMGLQLGYLLGGSILIETVFSWPGTGFLLNAAIFQRDLPLLQGTILVLALFFVGLNLLVDVIQTAIDPRIQRS; encoded by the coding sequence ATGCTCGTCTACCTGGCCAAGCGGCTCGTCTACACGATCCCGATCGTGATCGGCGTCTCGCTCGTCTGTTTCGGGCTGGTGCATATCGCGCCCGGCGACCCGCTGGTGTCCGTGCTGCCGCCGGATGCGTCCGAAGCGCTGAAACAGCAAATGATGATCGCCTATGGTTTCGACCGGCCCCATTACGAGCAGTTCTTCAAATGGTGCCTGCGCGCCCTTCAGGGCGACCTCGGCACCTCGATCGCCTCCGGCCGCTCGGTGACGACGGAAGTCTTGCGGGCGGTCAGCAACACGCTGACGCTGGCCTTCGTCGCCACCATGATCGGCTTCTTTTTCGGCCTGCTGTTCGGTTTCGTCGCCGGCTATTTCAGGAACAGCCCGATCGACAAGATCGCCTCCTTCCTGTCGGTCATCGGCGTCTCCGTGCCGCATTATTGGCTCGGCATGGTGCTGGTGATCATCTTCTCGGCCCAGCTCAACTGGCTGCCGCCGACCGGCGCCGGTCCCGGCGGCTCGTCGGAATGGAAGCTCGACTGGGAACATGTCCGCCACCTGATCCTGCCGGCGGTGACCATGAGCGTCATTCCCATGGGCATCGTGGCGCGCACCATCAGGGCGCTCGTCGCCGATATCCTGAGCCAGGATTTCGTGCCCGCGCTGCGCGCCAAGGGCCTCTCCGAATTCGGCATTTTCGGCCATGTGGTGAAGAATGCCGCGCCCACCGCGCTCGCCGTCATGGGCCTGCAGCTCGGCTACTTGCTTGGCGGCTCGATCCTGATCGAGACGGTGTTCTCCTGGCCCGGCACCGGCTTCCTGCTGAACGCCGCGATCTTCCAGCGCGACCTGCCGCTGCTGCAGGGCACGATCCTGGTGCTCGCCCTGTTCTTCGTCGGCCTGAACCTCCTGGTCGACGTGATCCAGACCGCCATCGACCCACGCATCCAGCGGAGCTGA